The following is a genomic window from Sphingobacterium spiritivorum.
CGTAGTGGTGACACATGATATGAATTCGGTAATGGGTATCGGAGAATATATTCTGTATTTATATAAAGGTGAAAAATTCTGGGAAGGCACCAATCAGGATATCCTTCAGTCGGACGTCAAGGAGTTGAATGATTTCGTATTTGCAAGTCCGCTGATGCAGGCTGCCCGCAAAACGATGAAGCATGACAGTTAATAGCTGTATATAGTATTAAGTTTTTATGATCGTTGTATATGAAACCAGTGGTTATTAAACAAAGAAATATAACGCCAATTGTAGTCAAGGCTCCGCTAAGGTTGCAAGATCAAAGTGCTGAGGATCTGGAATACTGGCTAAAACAGCCAGTGATATTTAGATTAAGGGCTGTGACCTTTTTGGTCTCTCAATCCTTGAAAAAGCAGGAGAAGATGGATAAAAGTATTGTCAATAAAAGGAAAAGGTGAAGAATGGATTTTTTTGACGATTTTAAGGATTTCGTTTCTTTACTGAATGACTACCATGTAGATTACATGATTGTCGGTGGATATGCATGGTCAACCCAGATATACCGGGGATCTTGATATTTGGATTGATGTATCTGAACATAATGCAGCATTAATGGTTAATGTTATCCATGATTTCGGGATGGGGTCATTGGGATTGGTGGAAGAGGACTTTCTTAGACCAGGATATATTACTCAAATAGGAAATCCGCCCTTGCGTATAGACATCCTGAATGATATCGATGGTATTACCTTCTCTGAAGCTAAAGAAAATCGACAGGTCATTGAGGTTGAAGACTTAAAAATCTTTTATATAGGTGTCTTTGATTTTATAAAAAATAAGGAGGCTAGCGGAAGACCGCAGGATCTTATTGATATTGTTGAAATAAAGAAAAAGAATAAAATCAAATAAGTACACCTATTTTTACGACTAGTCAGCCATTTAATAAACAGCTTTCTGTTTTGTTTCCAGATATTACCAGTATCACTCACTCACAAATTATAAATTGAAATAATTAAAACTTCTTGTTTGATGAAAAGTATATTTTATCAGTATACTTATTACGAAGTATAGGTAGATTCATGAGGTTTGAATGATTAACTGTATCTTTGCTGCAAATTTTTGATTTTGAAAAATACTGAAATACAATTACTGACTCCTCAGCATTGGAAGGATTATGAACTCATCGATTGTGGTGATTTTGAAAAACTGGAGCGTTTTGGTCATTTGGTACTGATTCGTCCGGAACCGCAGGCTGTATGGCCTAAAACACTTTCTGATGCCGAGTGGACAAAAAGATATGATATTCGATTTAAAGGTCGTTCTGCAACTTCGGGGGATTGGGTGAAAAAAAATCCTAAAGCGCAGGATCGCTGGCATATCGAATATAAAAATAAAGATGCTGCAATTAAATTCAGACTGGGACTTACTTCTTTCAAACATGTGGGTATTTTTCCGGAACAAGCTGTTAACTGGGATTATATCTCGGACTCTGTACGCTCTTTTAAGACGGACAAACCTAAAGTCCTCAATCTGTTCGCATATACTGGTGGAGCCTCATTGATCGCAAAAGCTGCGGGTGCAGACACTACGCACGTAGATTCTATCAAGCAGGTTGTGACCTGGGCAAATGAGAATCAGGAAATTTCAGGTCTAGATAATATCCGTTGGGTAGTAGAAGATGCTCTTAAATTTGTAAAGCGGGAACTTAAACGCGGAAATACATATAATGGAATTATTCTGGATCCGCCAGCTTACGGACACGGTCCGAAAGGGGAGAAGTGGAAACTGGAAGACCATATCATGGAAATGATGAAGGATGTCGTGCAGCTACTGGATCCGAAAGAACATTTCCTTATTTTGAATACCTATTCTTTAGGCTTCTCTTCCGTTATTGTTGAAAATCTGATCAGAACTGCTTTTCCGAAAGTGGAAAATCTGGAAATCGGAGAGCTCTATCTGCAAGCTACAGCAGGACCTAAATTACCATTAGGCGTGTTTGGTAAATTCAGAAAGATTGCTAAAGACTAAATATTTATTATGGTATGCAGCGATAGTGTAATGAATCGCTGCATACCATACCTGATTTTTGAAAGTCAAAGCCGATTTTTATCTCAGGTACAGGGTTTCCAGCTCCTCTTCGATCTCATCAAGCTGTTGAGGAAATGTAGCCAATACCGAAGCCTGGAAGCCTGTCAAGTCTTTTATTAAAGTCCTGTAATAGTTAATACCCTCCTTTAACTGAGTCTTGAATTTATCCAGATACTTAATCTTTTTATCGTCCACCTCTAGCTTATTTACGTCTATGTATTTGCGGATATGCTCCACATAGAGTCTAAGCTCATTGATAAACAGAATAGGGCGTTCGGCAGACGGAATAAGATTGTCACGTCCATAAATATGATTGACCATCTGATCCAATGAAAATATACCTTTGAACCAAAAAGTATTAGGTCCGGGACAGATAGCTACAGCGGCAGACTCTTTCGGCTTAAGGATATCATACTTTAAATATGCCGGGGTTGCCAGACCTTCACACAGGCATGTTTTTGCTGTAATGTCCCGGAAGGCCCGTTCGTATGCTTCGGTTGTCAATTCTTGCTGGTCAAGCTCCTTTAATTTCATGTGTTGATATTCACGGGAAGCTGTACAGATCGGTTGTGCTGTGTATGCTGTACTGGAGACTAGATATTTCTTTTTACATGGACTGCCCGGACGACCTTTTTCAATCCGCTGAATCCTAAGTTTCTCTGCAGAGCTTTTTCTGAAATTGTTGAACGGAACACCGAGGGGTGAGGATCCGCTGATATAAAAATCATCCGCTTTGGATTCAACCAACGCCTGTAATGTATCATTATCTACTGTAGTAGCGTCAGGAACCAATAGAAATGGCGATCCCCAGCCAACAGCATCAAAATCGTAATGACTTAATAGAAACTGATGTTCGGCCGCAGTGCCGACGCCTCCCTGTACTGTATACCTGATGTGTGGTGCTTGTTTACAAATGATATTCTTTGCTTCCCAGTATTTGCGGTACGTATCAAATAACTCTTCTTTTAATTGTTGCTTTTTGTCTTTAAATTCAGCCAGTATCGGACCAATGAGATAACCGTCTGTTGCAAAAGCATGTCCTCCGCAGTTTAATCCGGATTCTACTCTGAACTCAGATACCCACAATCCTTTTTTTGCCAAGAATCTGGCTTGTATCATAGCAGAGCGAAAGTCACTTACTTTGAGCGTGATCTTTTTCTCAAATTCCTGATCTTCCTTTGGCTGGAAGACTTCCAGTTCAGACAGGTAGCTATACAGCCGAGGGTTCATACCGGCTGATAATACAACGGAAGAATGCAGATCTGAATTGGCAAAACCACGTAATGCAGCCAGTGCATCGGCATATTTTTCGTCTAAAGCCTCACCATCGGCGGCATAATTAATTTTATCCACTTTAGACATGATATTGACGTCGATATCTCCAGGCTGAATACAGGAATGCAAGTGTAGAGACAGTTGATTTCTGGTCTTATCATCTGTTTCTTTCAGCATCTGATCGTATTGCGCCTTGATTGGATTATTATCCGGGAGAAGGTTAAAGTAACGTGCAGCTTCAGCGTTTGCCTCCATAAGCTGGGCGCGCATGCCGGCTGTTTGTTCTTTGACAAGTTGCTTTACCAGATTAAGGTATGCCGTAATACGTTTTGCTCTAAAATCCTGATCTTTTTTAGTAATAGGAAGAAAGTCTATATTATTTAGTTTGCTGTAGTATGCCCGGATACGTTCTATAAGTTCGTCATCCACAATAGAAATTACAGATGAAATACCGTACCTGGCAACTTTGAGAGGGGAATCTATAGAAAAGGCCAATCCCAGTACAGGAATGTGAAAGGAGTGCGTCATTATTCAGTTCTTATTTCGATACGAAATAAGCGATAATTATGCATGTAAAA
Proteins encoded in this region:
- a CDS encoding class I SAM-dependent methyltransferase, with protein sequence MILKNTEIQLLTPQHWKDYELIDCGDFEKLERFGHLVLIRPEPQAVWPKTLSDAEWTKRYDIRFKGRSATSGDWVKKNPKAQDRWHIEYKNKDAAIKFRLGLTSFKHVGIFPEQAVNWDYISDSVRSFKTDKPKVLNLFAYTGGASLIAKAAGADTTHVDSIKQVVTWANENQEISGLDNIRWVVEDALKFVKRELKRGNTYNGIILDPPAYGHGPKGEKWKLEDHIMEMMKDVVQLLDPKEHFLILNTYSLGFSSVIVENLIRTAFPKVENLEIGELYLQATAGPKLPLGVFGKFRKIAKD